In one Conger conger chromosome 5, fConCon1.1, whole genome shotgun sequence genomic region, the following are encoded:
- the LOC133129243 gene encoding immediate early response gene 5 protein-like gives MEFSADAHRIMSISMGKIFHSRVQRGGIKLHKNLLVSLVLRSAREVCLTNYCGGLCLHASHQGETEQGESATEAEFSSGPGVACVAGQDVSTLDREPDSSAPPLAGAACVRTNAGQQNSCCYQTTIESEIGDESGSSTPSNVAVLRKPVSPGCRAAEDSWIATSPETGEPTDSQEDGCRCDSSTKPESQTRLAPCGKTNRKRDADDVHSPRADSPLKKNKPTVTLRDTDEEGDEMDTSNVSSLVNIFGAGFTGLLSKEAGKTESGADACDAGSGQVCGELPLKTLNPWATAIEAF, from the coding sequence ATGGAATTCAGCGCGGATGCACACCGGATAATGAGCATATCGATGGGAAAGATTTTTCATTCCCGCGTACAGCGAGGCGGAATCAAACTCCACAAAAATCTCCTGGTTTCTCTGGTCCTCCGGAGCGCCCGGGAGGTGTGTCTGACTAACTACTGCGGTGGCCTGTGTCTCCACGCTTCGCACCAGGGAGAGACCGAACAGGGCGAATCGGCCACGGAAGCGGAGTTCTCGTCCGGCCCCGGTGTGGCTTGTGTTGCTGGTCAAGACGTTTCTACTTTGGATAGGGAGCCTGATTCGAGCGCTCCGCCACTAGCGGGTGCGGCGTGTGTGCGTACCAACGCAGGCCAGCAAAACTCATGCTGCTACCAAACGACCATCGAGTCGGAGATAGGGGACGAATCGGGCTCTTCAACACCCTCGAATGTCGCTGTTCTCCGTAAGCCGGTTTCGCCGGGATGCAGGGCGGCAGAGGATTCTTGGATTGCTACTTCGCCTGAAACTGGAGAGCCGACCGACTCACAGGAAGATGGTTGCCGGTGCGATTCCTCAACCAAACCAGAATCTCAAACCCGCCTGGCGCCTTGTGGTAAGACCAACAGGAAAAGGGACGCGGATGACGTTCACTCGCCTCGAGCGGATTCGCcgttaaagaaaaacaaaccgaCTGTGACTTTAAGGGACACTGATGAGGAAGGAGACGAGATGGACACCAGCAACGTTTCCAGCCTGGTCAATATTTTTGGAGCCGGCTTTACAGGACTTCTGAGCAAAGAGGCTGGCAAGACTGAGTCAGGGGCGGATGCTTGCGACGCGGGCTCCGGGCAAGTGTGCGGTGAACTCCCGTTGAAGACTTTAAATCCATGGGCTACTGCCATAGAGGCATTTTAA